A genomic segment from Aegilops tauschii subsp. strangulata cultivar AL8/78 chromosome 1, Aet v6.0, whole genome shotgun sequence encodes:
- the LOC109765743 gene encoding histone H3.2, with protein sequence MARTKQTARKSTGGKAPRKQLATKAARKSAPATGGVKKPHRFRPGTVALREIRKYQKSTELLIRKLPFQRLVREIAQDFKTDLRFQSSAVSALQEAAEAYLVGLFEDTNLCAIHAKRVTIMPKDIQLARRIRGERA encoded by the coding sequence ATGGCCCGCACCAAGCAGACGGCGAGGAAGTCCACCGGCGGCAAGGCGCCGAGGAAGCAGCTGGCCACCAAGGCCGCCCGCAAGTCCGCCCCGGCCACCGGCGGCGTCAAGAAGCCCCACCGCTTCCGCCCCGGCACCGTCGCGCTCCGCGAGATCCGCAAGTACCAGAAGAGCACGGAGCTGCTCATCCGCAAGCTCCCCTTCCAGCGCCTCGTCCGCGAGATCGCCCAGGACTTCAAGACCGACCTCCGCTTCCAGTCCTCCGCCGTCTCCGCACTGCAGGAGGCCGCCGAGGCCTACCTCGTCGGCCTCTTCGAGGACACCAACCTCTGCGCCATCCACGCCAAGCGCGTCACCATCATGCCCAAGGACATCCAGCTCGCCCGCCGCATCCGTGGCGAGAGGGCCTAG